A stretch of DNA from Actinomycetota bacterium:
AGATCGAGTATGGGGAGGAGGGTCCCTCGCAATGTCAAACGTCTTTCGCTCGGTCATGATCTTCGCTATCGCCATCTCCCTGCTCGCCATCGTGGCTTTCCTTGGCGCCTGCTCGAACGGGGAGACCGGAACAGCTGCTCCCGCAGCGGTCCGCCTCGGCTACTTCCCCAACGTTACCCACGCGCCCGCTATCCTGGGCGTCACCGAAGGGTATTTCCAGGAGGAGCTGGGTGATGTCTCCCTGCAGACCGCCACCTTCAACGCGGGCACGGAGGCCACCGAGGCGCTTTTCTCGGGAGCCATCGACATGACCTTCATCGGGCCGAACCCGGCCATCAACGCCTTCGCCCAGTCGGGCGGAGAAGCGGTACGCATCGTATCGGGGACCACGTCGGGCGGCGCCGCGCTGGTGGTCCGCGAGGGCGTCGACACCCCCGCCGACCTGGCCAGCACGCGGCTCGCAACGCCATCCCTCGGGAACACCCAGGACGTGGCCCTGCGCGCCTGGCTTGCCGACCAGGGATATGCCACCACCCTGGAGGGAGGTGGCGACGTCTCCATCCTCCCGCAATCCAATGCCCAGACCCTTGAGACCTTCCGCTCGGGCGACATCGACGGGGCCTGGGTCCCGGAACCGTGGGCGACCCGCCTGGTGCTCGAGGGTGGCGGGCACGTCCTGGTGAACGAGGCCGACCTGTGGCCCGAAGGCCAGTTCGTCACGACCCACCTCATCGTGGCCACCTCTTTCCTGGACGAGCACCCGGACCAGGTGCGGGCCGTGCTGCGCGGGCTCATCCGCGCCGTCGACTTCGCCAACCAGGACCCGTTCCAGGCACAGGCCGCGGTTAACGCCAACATCGAGCAGCTCACCGGCAAAGCCCTGGCACCAGATGTGATCTCGGGTTCCTGGAACAACCTCACCTTCACCCTTGACCCCATCGCGTCCTCGTTGCAGCGATCGGCCGACGATGCCATTGAAGTGGGGCTGCTCGAACCGGTCGACCTGAAAGGTATCTACGCCCTCGACATCCTCAACGAGGTCCTCCGCGAGGAAGGCCGTCCGGAGGTCAGTCAATGACCATCTCCGCCCAGGACCTTGGTGCTGTCGCAGCAGTCGGGGAGGGCCCGGCGGAGGCCCCCACGGTCCGCGTGGAGCACCTATGGAAGACCTATGGTAACGGCCGGTCCGAGGTCCTCGCCCTCGCCGATTTCTCCCTGGACGTCTTTCCCGGGGAGTTCGTCTGCCTGCTCGGCGCTTCCGGGTGCGGCAAGACAACCCTGCTCAACCTCATCGCCGGCATCTACAGCATCGATCGCGGCTCCATCACCACCGACGGGCGCGGGGTGGGGATGGTCTTCCAGGAACCCGCGCTGTTCCCCTGGCTCACGGTGCGGCGGAACGTGGAGACATCCATGCGGTTCCGGCGCCTCCATAAGCACGGGCGCCGGCAGCGCGTGGATGAACTGCTGCAACTCGTGCACCTGCACGAATTCGGGGACTGCCGCCCCCACGAACTCTCCGGGGGCATGCAGCAGCGGGCCACGCTCGCGCGCGCTCTCGCCCAGGACGCCGAGATCATGCTCATGGACGAGCCGTTCGGGGCCCTCGACGCGATGACCAGAGGGATCCTGCAGGATGAGCTTGAACGCATATGGCGCGCCACGGGAGTGACCGTGCTCTTCGTGACCCATGACGTGAGCGAGGCCGTGCGCCTGGGCGACCGGGTGGTGCTCCTCTCCAGCAGGCCCGGCCGGGTGATCGAGGAGTTCCCGATAGCGCTGGCGCGGCCGCGCCGCATCGACTCGACCGAGGTCGGCGAGGTCGCCCGGGTGATCACCGAGCGGCTCCGCGACGAGGTGAGGAGACATGGCTGAACCCATCTCCCCCCTCGACCAGGACATCCGGGGAGTAGACGCCCTCGACATCCCGCGGCGGGACAGGCGGTCACTGGCGCTCGCCCTCTGGAGGTCCCTGTGGCCGAAGCTTGCCGCGATAGCTCTG
This window harbors:
- a CDS encoding ABC transporter substrate-binding protein; the protein is MSNVFRSVMIFAIAISLLAIVAFLGACSNGETGTAAPAAVRLGYFPNVTHAPAILGVTEGYFQEELGDVSLQTATFNAGTEATEALFSGAIDMTFIGPNPAINAFAQSGGEAVRIVSGTTSGGAALVVREGVDTPADLASTRLATPSLGNTQDVALRAWLADQGYATTLEGGGDVSILPQSNAQTLETFRSGDIDGAWVPEPWATRLVLEGGGHVLVNEADLWPEGQFVTTHLIVATSFLDEHPDQVRAVLRGLIRAVDFANQDPFQAQAAVNANIEQLTGKALAPDVISGSWNNLTFTLDPIASSLQRSADDAIEVGLLEPVDLKGIYALDILNEVLREEGRPEVSQ
- a CDS encoding ABC transporter ATP-binding protein; this translates as MTISAQDLGAVAAVGEGPAEAPTVRVEHLWKTYGNGRSEVLALADFSLDVFPGEFVCLLGASGCGKTTLLNLIAGIYSIDRGSITTDGRGVGMVFQEPALFPWLTVRRNVETSMRFRRLHKHGRRQRVDELLQLVHLHEFGDCRPHELSGGMQQRATLARALAQDAEIMLMDEPFGALDAMTRGILQDELERIWRATGVTVLFVTHDVSEAVRLGDRVVLLSSRPGRVIEEFPIALARPRRIDSTEVGEVARVITERLRDEVRRHG